Proteins found in one Aquibium microcysteis genomic segment:
- a CDS encoding glutathione S-transferase family protein produces MIKVWGRATSSNVQMVMWALAEIGLPCERVDVGGSFGGTDTEAYRAMNPNRLVPVLQDGELTLFESAAIVRYLGARYGSDRFWPTDPAVRAPLDMWAEWIKTSFGPLFLGQVFWPLIGQRQEMRDTAALAAAEARLAALAGMLDERLAGDTGPFLGGDAPCFADIIVGTLLYRYFTLECQRAATPALAAYYDRLSRRPAYGAQVMVSYDSLRVS; encoded by the coding sequence ATGATCAAGGTCTGGGGTCGCGCCACCTCCTCGAACGTCCAGATGGTCATGTGGGCGCTGGCCGAGATCGGCCTGCCCTGCGAGCGGGTCGACGTCGGCGGCAGTTTCGGCGGCACCGATACGGAGGCGTACCGCGCCATGAACCCGAACCGGCTTGTGCCGGTGCTGCAGGACGGCGAGCTGACGCTGTTCGAGAGCGCGGCCATCGTGCGCTATCTCGGCGCGCGCTACGGATCGGACCGGTTCTGGCCGACGGATCCGGCGGTGCGGGCGCCGCTCGACATGTGGGCCGAATGGATCAAGACCAGCTTCGGCCCGCTTTTCCTCGGCCAGGTGTTCTGGCCCCTGATCGGGCAGAGGCAGGAGATGCGCGACACGGCTGCCCTGGCGGCGGCCGAGGCCCGGCTTGCCGCGCTGGCGGGAATGCTCGACGAGCGCCTCGCCGGCGACACGGGCCCCTTCCTCGGCGGCGATGCGCCCTGTTTCGCCGACATCATCGTCGGCACCCTGCTCTACCGCTACTTCACGCTGGAGTGCCAGCGCGCCGCGACGCCGGCGCTCGCGGCCTATTACGACCGTCTGTCCCGCCGCCCGGCCTATGGCGCGCAGGTCATGGTCTCCTATGACAGCCTGAGGGTGTCATGA
- a CDS encoding threonine/serine dehydratase has product MIPTLDHLQRAHAVTREATQVTPLLESAALAKLTGAARVFVKPESLQWAGSFKARGAYWRLKQLSPEAAARGVVAYSSGNFAQGLAAAGEALGIPVTIVMPVDAPAAKREATAGYGARVVLTEHGTRAREEVAAEKARAIAAEETLTLLHPFDDPEIVAGQAAAGLEALEQLAAKGAAADLVFCSVGGGGLIGGVSLAFHYLSPQTRILAVEPEGFDGMGRSLAHGAIEATAIGPSTICDGLMARRPGDAPFEAVRVAGVEGIAVSDAAVRGAMRIAFERLKLVLEPSGAASLAALLSGRADVAGRTVLVIATGGNIALADFLKHVAEA; this is encoded by the coding sequence ATGATCCCGACGCTCGACCACCTGCAGCGCGCCCATGCCGTCACCCGCGAGGCCACCCAGGTCACGCCGCTGCTCGAATCCGCCGCACTCGCGAAGCTGACGGGTGCTGCCCGCGTCTTCGTCAAGCCGGAATCGCTGCAATGGGCCGGCTCCTTCAAGGCGCGCGGCGCCTACTGGCGGCTGAAGCAGCTTTCGCCGGAGGCCGCCGCACGCGGCGTCGTCGCCTATTCCTCGGGCAATTTCGCCCAGGGGCTCGCCGCCGCCGGCGAGGCGCTCGGCATTCCCGTCACCATCGTCATGCCGGTCGACGCGCCGGCCGCAAAGCGCGAGGCGACCGCGGGCTACGGCGCCCGCGTGGTCCTGACCGAGCACGGGACCCGCGCCCGCGAGGAGGTCGCCGCCGAGAAGGCCCGCGCCATAGCCGCCGAGGAGACGCTCACGCTGCTGCATCCCTTCGACGATCCCGAGATCGTCGCCGGCCAGGCGGCGGCCGGGCTCGAGGCGCTGGAACAGCTCGCGGCCAAGGGGGCCGCGGCCGATCTCGTCTTCTGCTCGGTCGGCGGCGGCGGACTGATCGGCGGCGTGTCGCTCGCCTTCCACTATCTGTCGCCGCAGACCCGCATCCTCGCCGTCGAGCCCGAAGGTTTCGACGGCATGGGCCGCTCGCTCGCCCACGGCGCGATCGAGGCGACCGCCATCGGTCCGAGCACGATCTGCGACGGGCTGATGGCGCGGCGGCCGGGCGACGCGCCCTTCGAAGCGGTCCGGGTGGCCGGCGTCGAGGGCATCGCCGTGTCGGACGCCGCCGTGCGCGGCGCCATGCGCATCGCCTTCGAACGGCTGAAGCTCGTGCTGGAGCCGTCCGGCGCCGCCTCGCTCGCCGCACTCCTGTCGGGCAGAGCCGACGTCGCCGGCAGGACCGTCCTCGTCATCGCCACCGGCGGCAACATTGCGCTCGCCGATTTCCTGAAACACGTCGCGGAGGCCTGA